From a region of the Burkholderia lata genome:
- a CDS encoding putative quinol monooxygenase: protein MALHVIASLFLKPEHAEAAEAELRSMVAKTRTEPGNRRYDLFREQDGSPNLHLYEIYDDQAAFDAHLASPYFGAFRAKSADWFTAPPVIKVLSGIDVAE from the coding sequence ATGGCGCTTCACGTGATTGCTTCCCTGTTCCTGAAACCCGAACACGCGGAGGCCGCCGAGGCGGAACTGCGCAGCATGGTCGCGAAGACGCGCACCGAACCGGGCAACCGGCGCTACGACCTGTTCCGCGAGCAGGACGGCTCGCCGAACCTGCACCTGTACGAGATCTACGACGACCAGGCTGCGTTCGACGCACATCTCGCCAGCCCGTATTTCGGCGCATTCCGCGCGAAGTCGGCCGACTGGTTCACCGCGCCGCCGGTCATCAAGGTGCTGTCGGGCATCGACGTCGCCGAGTAA
- a CDS encoding (2Fe-2S)-binding protein has product MITLNINGETRSVDAPDDMPLLWVLRDVVGLTGTKFGCGIAQCGACTVHLDGVAARSCVLPVAAVAGRKITTIEAVGATPAGHKVQQAWRELDVVQCGYCQSGQVMAATALIASNPNPSDADIDAAMAGNICRCGTYNRIRAAVKQAAKEV; this is encoded by the coding sequence ATGATCACCCTCAACATCAACGGCGAAACCCGCTCGGTCGACGCCCCCGACGACATGCCCTTGCTCTGGGTGCTGCGCGACGTCGTCGGGCTCACCGGCACGAAGTTCGGCTGCGGGATCGCCCAGTGCGGCGCGTGCACGGTGCATCTCGACGGCGTCGCCGCGCGCTCGTGCGTGCTGCCGGTCGCGGCCGTCGCGGGCCGCAAGATCACGACGATCGAAGCCGTCGGCGCGACGCCGGCCGGCCACAAGGTCCAGCAGGCGTGGCGCGAGCTCGACGTCGTCCAGTGCGGCTACTGCCAGTCGGGGCAGGTGATGGCCGCCACCGCGCTGATCGCATCGAACCCGAACCCGAGCGACGCCGACATCGACGCGGCGATGGCCGGCAACATCTGCCGCTGCGGCACGTACAACCGGATTCGCGCGGCCGTGAAGCAAGCCGCGAAGGAGGTGTGA